Proteins encoded together in one Lachnospiraceae bacterium JLR.KK008 window:
- a CDS encoding ribonuclease E/G — translation MKSDNNSDMEWNECNDNSEYRTGMTRQKAGDGRVLLLRWDQKVLTLLYAGNRLIQADACLPDDNVLDQIYIGKVKNVAGNIQAAFVEYMPGKLCFLPLRGSEPVITNRKYDGRILAGDEIVLQICAESQKQKEARATTSLSFSGSCVTLVYDRNQLTYAADLPEKQRKNLKAYAGQSALITEIRKEYGIHFDAASKTLTDPSELEKELLRLKEEADQLRQTMYHRTCFSLLYKAPSAWLKCLKSYDSGDYEKILTDDVSILEETKAYLERYQPADLSKLVFYEDPLLSLSKLYSVETRLTEALERKVWLKSGGYLVIERTEAFTCVDVNSGKYIGKKGKEETFLHINLEAAQEIGRQLRLRNISGIIIIDFINMERFEFNKTLMKKLKEIVGMDPVPTTVVDMTPLGLVEVTRKKGKRSLWEQLNRKTEKTS, via the coding sequence TTGAAATCTGATAATAATTCTGATATGGAATGGAATGAATGTAATGATAACTCTGAGTATCGGACCGGTATGACCAGGCAGAAAGCAGGCGACGGCAGAGTCTTGCTCCTGCGATGGGACCAGAAAGTGCTGACACTTCTTTACGCAGGAAACCGGCTGATACAGGCTGATGCCTGTCTTCCTGATGACAATGTGCTTGATCAGATCTATATCGGAAAAGTTAAAAATGTGGCAGGTAACATTCAGGCAGCTTTTGTGGAGTACATGCCGGGAAAACTGTGTTTTCTTCCGCTGCGGGGCAGCGAACCTGTCATTACCAATCGCAAGTACGACGGACGTATCCTTGCGGGAGATGAAATTGTATTACAGATCTGTGCTGAGAGTCAGAAACAAAAAGAAGCCCGTGCCACAACCAGTCTGTCTTTTTCAGGAAGTTGTGTGACACTCGTCTATGACAGAAATCAGCTCACATATGCGGCAGATTTACCGGAGAAACAGCGGAAAAATTTGAAGGCCTATGCCGGGCAGAGCGCTTTGATTACAGAGATCCGAAAAGAATATGGAATTCATTTCGACGCCGCTTCCAAAACGCTGACGGATCCATCGGAACTGGAAAAAGAGCTGCTGCGGTTAAAGGAAGAGGCCGATCAGTTACGGCAGACCATGTATCACCGGACCTGTTTCAGTCTGCTCTACAAGGCGCCTTCCGCCTGGCTGAAATGCCTGAAGAGTTATGACAGCGGAGATTATGAAAAGATCTTAACGGATGATGTATCCATACTGGAGGAGACGAAAGCATACCTGGAAAGGTATCAGCCGGCCGACCTTTCCAAACTGGTCTTTTATGAAGATCCACTGCTTTCCCTGAGTAAGCTCTACAGCGTGGAAACGAGGCTGACAGAAGCGCTGGAACGGAAAGTATGGCTGAAATCCGGCGGGTATCTCGTAATAGAACGCACGGAGGCTTTCACCTGCGTGGATGTCAATTCCGGGAAATATATTGGTAAAAAGGGCAAGGAAGAGACATTCCTTCATATCAATCTGGAAGCGGCACAGGAGATTGGCAGACAGCTTCGGCTACGGAATATTTCCGGCATTATTATCATCGACTTCATCAATATGGAACGCTTTGAATTTAACAAAACATTAATGAAAAAGTTGAAAGAGATTGTCGGTATGGACCCGGTTCCGACGACGGTCGTCGATATGACCCCTCTGGGGCTGGTGGAAGTGACACGGAAAAAGGGTAAGCGTTCTCTCTGGGAACAACTCAACAGAAAAACGGAGAAAACGTCATAA
- a CDS encoding NUDIX hydrolase produces MKLLKLEKIKDGKYLKNYEITYLNKAGKEKKYEMVSRRDIQKIEDIGSRASGISIVAFHEGNLLLLREFRMSVNKTILNLCAGMIEDGETVEECIRRELYEETGLSVKKIRTILPPSYAAVGISDTKTYIAIVDAEGEFSDHTSANEMIQARFYSREEVEKLLETEEFSSRSQMIAYFFVQGFC; encoded by the coding sequence ATGAAGTTACTGAAGCTGGAAAAGATAAAAGACGGAAAGTATCTGAAGAATTATGAGATCACATATCTGAATAAAGCAGGAAAAGAGAAAAAATATGAGATGGTCAGCAGAAGGGATATTCAAAAAATCGAGGACATCGGCAGTCGCGCCAGCGGTATCTCCATTGTGGCCTTTCATGAAGGAAACCTGTTATTATTGCGGGAATTTCGTATGAGCGTCAATAAGACAATCCTGAACTTATGTGCAGGTATGATCGAGGACGGAGAGACAGTGGAAGAATGTATCCGTCGGGAACTTTACGAGGAGACCGGACTCTCCGTAAAAAAGATTCGAACGATTCTGCCGCCTTCATATGCTGCGGTTGGTATTTCCGATACGAAAACATATATAGCCATCGTCGATGCAGAGGGTGAGTTTTCCGATCATACTTCTGCCAATGAAATGATTCAGGCCCGGTTCTATTCGCGGGAAGAAGTGGAAAAGCTGCTGGAGACAGAAGAGTTCAGCTCCCGTTCCCAGATGATCGCGTATTTTTTTGTGCAGGGGTTTTGCTGA
- the rplU gene encoding 50S ribosomal protein L21, which produces MYAIIATGGKQYKVSEGDILKVEKLEAEAGNTVTFDRVLAVGGDSLKVGAEAASATVTATVMSQGKGKKVIVYKYKRKTGYHKKNGHRQAYTQVKIDKINA; this is translated from the coding sequence ATGTACGCAATCATTGCAACTGGCGGAAAGCAGTATAAGGTTTCTGAAGGCGATATTCTTAAAGTAGAGAAGTTAGAGGCAGAAGCCGGAAATACTGTAACGTTTGACCGGGTTCTCGCTGTAGGCGGGGATAGCTTAAAGGTTGGAGCCGAAGCTGCGTCTGCTACCGTAACAGCTACTGTTATGAGTCAAGGCAAAGGTAAAAAGGTTATTGTATATAAATACAAGAGAAAAACCGGCTATCATAAGAAAAACGGTCACAGACAAGCATACACTCAGGTTAAAATTGACAAGATCAATGCTTAG
- a CDS encoding ribosomal-processing cysteine protease Prp, with translation MTTITVFQSTEGRYKGFYCEGHAGFSKAGTDIVCAAVSILVINTINSIAQFGGQKFTCSQKEKDGVIRFELAGEPTKETSLLLDSMILGLKEVEKQYHKKYLKVNFKEV, from the coding sequence ATGACAACCATAACCGTATTTCAGTCCACAGAAGGCAGATACAAAGGTTTTTACTGCGAAGGACATGCCGGATTTTCCAAAGCGGGAACGGATATTGTATGTGCGGCAGTTTCCATCCTTGTCATCAATACGATCAATTCCATTGCTCAGTTTGGCGGTCAGAAGTTTACATGCAGCCAAAAGGAAAAGGATGGGGTCATCCGTTTTGAACTTGCCGGAGAGCCGACAAAGGAAACGAGTCTTTTGTTGGATTCCATGATTCTTGGACTGAAAGAAGTGGAAAAGCAATACCATAAAAAGTATTTGAAAGTAAACTTTAAGGAGGTGTAG
- the rpmA gene encoding 50S ribosomal protein L27: MLNMNLQFFAHKKGVGSTKNGRDSEAKRLGAKRADGQFVKAGNILFRQRGTKIHPGINVGRGGDDTLFALVDGVLRFERKGRDKKQASVYPVEQ; encoded by the coding sequence ATGTTAAATATGAACCTTCAATTTTTTGCACATAAAAAGGGTGTCGGTTCTACTAAGAACGGCAGAGATTCCGAGGCCAAGAGACTTGGTGCGAAGAGAGCTGACGGACAATTCGTAAAAGCAGGGAATATCTTATTCAGACAGCGTGGAACAAAAATTCACCCTGGTATTAATGTAGGCAGAGGTGGAGACGATACGTTATTTGCACTTGTCGACGGTGTTTTGAGATTTGAGAGAAAAGGAAGAGACAAGAAACAGGCTTCTGTTTATCCTGTAGAACAATAA
- the obgE gene encoding GTPase ObgE — protein sequence MFADRAKIYVRSGKGGDGHVSFRREKYVPNGGPDGGDGGRGGDVIFTVDEGLNTLTDFRHIRKYKAQDGENGGKRNCRGKDGQDIVIKVPAGTVIKEAESGKVIADMSGENTRQVLLTGGRGGNGNQHYATSTMQAPKYAQPGQPARELELQLELKVIADVGLAGFPNVGKSTFLSRVTNARPKIANYHFTTLTPNLGVVDLPDAKGFVIADIPGLIEGASEGIGLGHEFLRHIERTKVLIHIVDAASTEGRDPVEDIYAIQKELGNYSSELSMRPQVIAANKIDVIFPDAEDPVAKLRAEFEPKGLKVFPISAVSGQGVSELLYHVSKMLETMDDKPVIFEQEYFPETETAYSNEPFTVSYDDKAQEYVVEGPRIEKMLGYTNLESEKGFVFFQNFLKDTGILEQLEALGIQEGDTVRMYGLSFDYYK from the coding sequence ATGTTTGCAGACAGAGCAAAGATATATGTCAGAAGTGGAAAGGGCGGAGACGGGCATGTCTCTTTCCGCCGTGAAAAATATGTGCCAAATGGTGGTCCGGATGGGGGCGACGGCGGTCGGGGCGGAGATGTGATCTTCACAGTGGACGAAGGATTAAACACATTGACAGATTTCCGGCATATCCGCAAATATAAGGCACAGGATGGCGAAAACGGTGGCAAACGAAACTGCCGTGGTAAAGACGGACAGGACATCGTAATCAAAGTGCCTGCTGGTACGGTAATCAAAGAAGCGGAGAGCGGAAAGGTGATTGCCGATATGTCCGGAGAAAACACAAGACAGGTACTGCTGACAGGCGGCCGGGGCGGTAATGGCAATCAGCATTATGCGACTTCGACCATGCAGGCTCCAAAATATGCACAGCCGGGACAGCCTGCCAGAGAGCTTGAACTTCAACTGGAACTGAAAGTGATCGCGGATGTGGGCCTTGCCGGCTTTCCGAACGTGGGGAAGTCTACCTTCCTCTCCAGAGTGACCAACGCCAGACCGAAGATTGCCAACTATCATTTTACGACGTTGACACCCAATCTCGGTGTTGTGGACCTTCCTGATGCGAAAGGTTTTGTCATTGCAGATATTCCGGGACTCATTGAGGGTGCCTCGGAAGGTATCGGACTGGGACACGAGTTTTTGCGCCATATTGAACGGACAAAAGTTCTCATTCATATCGTGGACGCAGCATCTACGGAGGGCCGTGATCCTGTGGAGGATATTTATGCCATTCAAAAGGAGTTGGGGAATTACAGCAGTGAGCTGTCAATGCGTCCACAGGTCATTGCCGCCAACAAAATTGATGTGATTTTCCCTGACGCTGAAGATCCAGTGGCAAAGCTGCGGGCCGAATTTGAGCCAAAAGGTCTGAAAGTGTTCCCAATTTCGGCGGTCAGCGGACAAGGTGTCAGCGAATTATTGTATCACGTGAGCAAAATGCTCGAGACAATGGATGACAAACCTGTCATATTTGAACAGGAGTATTTCCCGGAGACAGAAACTGCTTACAGCAACGAGCCTTTTACCGTAAGTTATGACGATAAAGCGCAGGAATATGTCGTAGAAGGTCCGCGTATCGAAAAGATGCTTGGATATACCAATCTGGAGAGTGAGAAAGGTTTTGTATTTTTCCAGAATTTCCTCAAAGATACCGGCATCCTGGAACAGCTTGAGGCATTGGGAATACAGGAGGGCGATACGGTGCGCATGTACGGGCTTTCCTTTGATTATTATAAATAG
- the yhbY gene encoding ribosome assembly RNA-binding protein YhbY: MTSKQRAYLKGLASTLNPVFQVGKASLTPEVTRAVEEVFHTRELVKIAVLKNCVDDPKEIAATLADRTHSTVVHVIGKKIVLYKPDKEKPKIVLPL, from the coding sequence TTGACAAGTAAGCAGCGTGCCTATTTAAAAGGGCTGGCCAGCACGCTGAACCCTGTTTTTCAGGTGGGAAAAGCCAGCCTGACACCGGAAGTGACAAGAGCTGTGGAAGAAGTCTTTCATACGCGGGAACTGGTCAAAATCGCCGTATTGAAAAACTGTGTGGACGACCCAAAAGAAATTGCCGCCACTTTGGCAGACAGAACACATTCGACAGTCGTCCATGTCATTGGCAAAAAGATCGTTCTCTATAAACCGGATAAAGAGAAACCGAAGATAGTTTTGCCCCTGTAA
- the nadD gene encoding nicotinate-nucleotide adenylyltransferase has protein sequence MKMSTDHLCGKVGILGGTFNPVHFGHIHLAQKALDTAGLDQVLFVPSGVSYMKDQREILPAKHRVQMVTLAVADYPYFEVSAIETEKEGNSYTHETIRALQKRHPQAEFFFLTGADTLFSIESWKDPGSIFHSVTILAACRIGASLQELKEQITHLHETYGADIRLIATDRIDISSSGIREAICNGKPISGLMPAAVEDYIVKHHFYEAGR, from the coding sequence ATGAAAATGAGTACAGATCACTTATGTGGAAAAGTCGGTATTTTGGGAGGAACTTTTAATCCGGTTCATTTCGGGCATATCCATCTCGCACAGAAAGCGTTGGATACTGCCGGATTGGATCAGGTTCTATTTGTCCCAAGCGGTGTCTCTTATATGAAAGACCAGCGGGAGATCCTTCCGGCGAAACATCGTGTACAAATGGTAACACTGGCTGTCGCAGACTATCCTTATTTTGAAGTCTCTGCGATCGAGACGGAAAAAGAGGGAAATTCTTATACTCATGAGACGATCCGGGCGCTGCAGAAGCGCCATCCACAGGCAGAATTTTTCTTTCTGACCGGTGCAGATACTTTATTTTCCATCGAGTCATGGAAAGATCCGGGCAGCATCTTTCACTCAGTGACGATACTGGCTGCCTGCCGCATCGGCGCCTCGCTGCAGGAACTGAAAGAACAGATCACTCATCTGCACGAGACGTATGGAGCCGACATTCGTCTGATCGCAACGGACAGAATTGATATTTCTTCCTCCGGCATCAGAGAAGCGATCTGTAATGGAAAACCAATCAGCGGTCTCATGCCTGCCGCAGTGGAAGACTACATTGTAAAACATCATTTTTATGAAGCAGGCAGATAA
- the yqeK gene encoding bis(5'-nucleosyl)-tetraphosphatase (symmetrical) YqeK — MKLKQADISKIRKAMEKTLDPKRYEHTLGVAYTASCLAMCHNEDVKNAELAGLLHDCAKCLDNAKKKKICEKHNIHVNKIEALNPFLLHAKVGSFLAMERYGVRDRDIINAILNHTTGRPGMTQLEKIIYIADYIEPNRKQAPNLTEIRKLAFTDLDQALLRILEDTLSYLETIKSDIDPMTKKTYEYYRKERNRA, encoded by the coding sequence ATGAAATTAAAGCAGGCAGACATTTCAAAAATACGAAAGGCTATGGAAAAAACACTGGACCCCAAACGTTATGAACACACGCTTGGCGTTGCCTATACTGCAAGCTGTCTTGCCATGTGCCATAATGAAGACGTAAAAAATGCGGAGCTGGCAGGGCTATTACATGACTGCGCCAAATGCCTTGACAATGCCAAAAAAAAGAAGATATGTGAAAAACATAATATTCATGTGAACAAAATCGAGGCACTGAATCCATTCCTGCTTCACGCTAAAGTGGGAAGTTTTCTGGCGATGGAGCGCTATGGCGTGAGAGACAGAGATATTATCAATGCAATCTTAAACCATACGACCGGAAGGCCTGGCATGACTCAACTGGAAAAGATCATCTATATTGCGGATTATATCGAACCAAACCGGAAGCAGGCTCCCAATCTGACAGAAATTCGCAAACTTGCTTTTACCGATCTGGATCAGGCACTTTTGAGGATATTGGAAGACACCCTGTCTTATCTGGAAACTATCAAAAGCGATATTGATCCAATGACTAAAAAAACTTATGAATATTACAGGAAAGAGAGGAACAGAGCATGA
- the rsfS gene encoding ribosome silencing factor, whose translation MTTTRELVKIAIHALEDKKAEEIHIIDISEVSTIADYFIIANGTNKSQIQTLADYVEEALGRAGLPLKQAEGYDAANWILMDYRDIIVHIFDKENRLFYDLDRIWRDGKVIDKNSL comes from the coding sequence ATGACTACGACAAGAGAACTCGTCAAAATTGCGATCCATGCACTGGAAGACAAAAAAGCGGAAGAAATTCATATCATTGACATTAGCGAAGTTTCTACCATCGCTGACTATTTTATCATTGCCAACGGCACAAATAAGAGCCAGATACAGACACTTGCGGACTACGTGGAAGAAGCGCTCGGAAGAGCAGGGCTGCCGTTGAAACAGGCAGAAGGATATGATGCTGCAAACTGGATACTCATGGACTATCGGGACATCATTGTTCATATCTTTGACAAAGAAAACCGATTGTTCTATGATTTGGACAGAATATGGAGAGATGGAAAGGTCATCGATAAAAACAGTCTGTGA
- the lexA gene encoding transcriptional repressor LexA — protein sequence MGYGKISVKQKEILEYIKEEILQKGYPPAVREICEAVHLKSTSSVHSHLETLEKNGYIRRDPTKPRAIEICDDSFQMVRTETVSLPVIGTVAAGIPILAEENITQYFPVPADMVPKGEPSFVLKVKGDSMVNAGIFSGDQIFVQTCSTAHNGDMIVALIDDSATVKTFYKEDGHIRLQPENDTMEPIIVNDCQILGKVYGVFRLFS from the coding sequence ATGGGATATGGAAAAATCAGTGTGAAGCAAAAAGAAATTTTAGAATATATAAAAGAAGAGATTTTACAGAAAGGGTATCCGCCTGCTGTGCGTGAGATTTGTGAGGCCGTTCATCTGAAATCGACATCATCGGTACACTCTCATCTGGAAACATTGGAAAAAAACGGGTATATCCGAAGAGACCCGACAAAGCCCCGTGCGATCGAGATCTGTGACGATTCTTTTCAGATGGTGCGCACGGAAACAGTCAGTCTTCCCGTCATCGGCACGGTGGCTGCAGGGATTCCGATATTGGCAGAGGAAAATATCACACAATATTTTCCGGTGCCGGCAGATATGGTGCCCAAAGGAGAACCCTCCTTTGTATTAAAGGTAAAAGGGGATTCTATGGTAAATGCGGGAATTTTCAGCGGTGATCAGATTTTTGTTCAGACATGCAGCACCGCTCATAACGGAGATATGATTGTTGCCTTGATAGACGATTCGGCCACTGTCAAGACTTTTTATAAAGAAGACGGTCATATCCGCCTGCAGCCTGAGAACGATACGATGGAGCCGATCATCGTAAATGACTGCCAGATCTTAGGCAAGGTATATGGCGTATTCCGTCTGTTTTCATGA
- a CDS encoding LysM peptidoglycan-binding domain-containing protein, which yields MSERRIKRNRLRRQKERRKNILLFIMTVCLVISLSFSARSMLSNAQSQSRPVEYKYYASISVQEGDTLWAIAERYMGTHYECIEDYVKEICQINALENEQIRAGTYLIVPYYVTESTQ from the coding sequence ATGAGTGAACGGAGAATTAAAAGAAACCGGCTGCGCAGACAAAAAGAACGGAGAAAGAACATACTGCTTTTTATTATGACTGTCTGTCTTGTCATTTCCCTGTCTTTTTCGGCACGCAGTATGTTATCCAATGCCCAAAGCCAGAGCAGGCCTGTAGAGTACAAATATTATGCCAGCATTTCCGTACAGGAAGGAGACACTTTGTGGGCGATTGCCGAAAGATATATGGGAACGCATTATGAATGTATTGAAGATTATGTGAAGGAGATCTGTCAGATCAATGCGCTGGAAAACGAACAGATCAGAGCCGGAACCTATCTTATCGTGCCCTACTATGTGACCGAGTCCACACAGTAG
- a CDS encoding tyrosine-type recombinase/integrase, whose product METNQNNQNYHEQENKKNILLMREVLATLPPFCKRFFRGIENQTSARTRLAYAYDIRLFFEFLHETNGVYKKKDIVEFPMSILDEIGKEDIEEYMDYLSFYIRDGQEITNNERGKARKLASLRSFYNYYFCSELIRSNPPSLVPMPKLHEKEIIRLEPNEVAILLDQVEDGTKLTKNQLRFHEKTKVRDLALLTLLLGTGIRVSECVGLNLEDVDFDNMRIKVRRKGGYEDMVYFGEEVEQALQSYIKERKHMIANTGHENALFLSIQNRRITVRAVENLVKKYASLVTGMKKITPHKLRSTYGTTLYQETGDIYLVADVLGHKDVNTTRKHYAAMQDENKRKAAKTIRLREEL is encoded by the coding sequence ATGGAAACCAATCAAAACAATCAAAATTATCATGAACAGGAAAATAAAAAAAATATATTGCTGATGAGGGAGGTATTGGCTACGCTCCCACCTTTTTGCAAACGGTTTTTCCGGGGAATTGAAAACCAGACGTCAGCCAGGACGAGACTGGCCTATGCGTACGACATCCGGCTTTTTTTTGAGTTTCTGCATGAGACGAACGGAGTGTATAAAAAAAAGGATATTGTTGAATTTCCCATGTCCATATTAGATGAGATCGGCAAAGAGGATATTGAGGAATATATGGATTACCTCTCTTTTTATATCAGGGATGGTCAGGAAATCACAAATAATGAGCGGGGCAAGGCAAGAAAGCTGGCTTCTCTGAGAAGTTTTTATAACTATTATTTCTGTAGTGAATTGATCCGTTCCAATCCCCCATCGCTTGTGCCAATGCCAAAACTACATGAGAAAGAGATTATCCGCCTTGAGCCAAACGAAGTGGCAATTTTGTTGGATCAGGTAGAAGACGGAACAAAACTGACTAAAAACCAACTTCGCTTTCATGAGAAAACGAAAGTACGGGATCTTGCGCTGCTCACCCTCTTATTGGGCACTGGAATCCGTGTCTCCGAATGTGTGGGACTAAATCTTGAGGACGTCGATTTTGATAATATGAGAATAAAAGTGCGTCGCAAAGGCGGTTACGAGGATATGGTCTACTTTGGGGAGGAGGTGGAACAGGCGCTGCAGTCTTATATAAAAGAGAGAAAACATATGATTGCAAATACCGGACATGAAAATGCTCTCTTTTTATCGATTCAGAACAGAAGAATTACAGTACGGGCCGTCGAAAATCTCGTGAAGAAATACGCTTCTCTTGTGACAGGTATGAAAAAGATCACGCCCCATAAACTGAGAAGCACTTACGGAACAACGCTTTATCAGGAGACAGGGGATATTTATCTCGTTGCTGACGTGCTTGGACATAAGGATGTCAATACGACACGAAAACATTATGCCGCCATGCAGGATGAAAACAAGAGGAAGGCAGCGAAAACCATTCGGCTGCGGGAAGAACTGTAA
- a CDS encoding AI-2E family transporter — MKLHLYKKYICWGITAFLVICASICFYYLLFHSSNLWSGIQTILNITMPILDGFVLAYLLSPVLNHIESKLLYPAFCAATHTKKTELKNKTAKKIRKLSILITLFLVAFCVYCFFSILIPQLADSIQSIILQFPYYIQNLNEWILGIFEDNPDLEQTANIFLERYSSRVEEWVTYNLVPQANALLRTVSSGLIGSVIGVARALWNFLIGVIISVYLLDGKENFAGQGKKIMYSLLHKDTANVFISNVRFIHKTFIGFISGKIVDSIIIGIICYFGTNLMGTPYPMLISVIIGVTNIIPFFGPYMGAIPSAILILMVSPPQCLYFIIFIFILQQFDGNILGPKILGDSTGLNSFWVIFSITFFGGLFGVIGMVIGVPVFAVFYAGVKAITNRRLEEKGLPVSTNDYLKVLSIEENGSFTQYERRPTEQKSSGKKAMTENRPGFGDSWLLLKRRNNRNPEKKEQDTGCATQAETENTK; from the coding sequence ATGAAACTTCATTTATATAAAAAATATATCTGTTGGGGAATTACCGCCTTCCTCGTGATCTGTGCAAGTATCTGCTTTTATTATCTGTTATTTCACAGCAGCAATCTCTGGAGCGGCATCCAGACGATTTTAAATATTACCATGCCAATTTTAGACGGCTTTGTGCTTGCTTATCTGTTATCGCCTGTCCTCAATCATATTGAAAGCAAGCTGCTTTATCCGGCGTTCTGCGCGGCTACACATACGAAGAAAACAGAGCTGAAAAATAAAACGGCAAAGAAAATTCGCAAACTCAGTATATTGATCACTCTGTTTTTGGTCGCATTTTGTGTGTATTGTTTTTTCTCTATTCTGATACCGCAATTAGCCGACAGTATCCAAAGCATAATATTACAGTTCCCCTATTATATCCAAAATCTGAACGAATGGATACTGGGTATTTTCGAGGATAATCCTGACCTGGAACAGACTGCCAATATTTTCCTGGAGCGTTATTCCTCACGAGTGGAAGAATGGGTGACTTATAACCTTGTTCCTCAGGCAAACGCCTTACTGCGTACCGTCTCTTCCGGTCTGATTGGCAGTGTAATCGGAGTCGCAAGAGCGTTGTGGAATTTCCTGATTGGAGTGATTATTTCTGTCTATCTGTTAGACGGAAAAGAAAATTTTGCAGGACAGGGTAAGAAGATCATGTATTCTCTCCTGCATAAAGATACCGCCAATGTATTTATCTCTAATGTCCGTTTTATCCATAAGACGTTTATCGGTTTTATCAGTGGTAAGATTGTGGATTCGATCATCATCGGTATTATCTGTTATTTCGGGACAAACCTTATGGGAACGCCATATCCGATGCTGATCAGTGTAATCATTGGCGTAACCAATATTATTCCGTTTTTTGGACCGTATATGGGCGCTATCCCGAGTGCAATTTTGATATTAATGGTAAGTCCGCCCCAATGTCTGTATTTTATTATTTTTATTTTCATCTTACAGCAATTTGACGGTAATATTTTAGGACCTAAGATTCTTGGAGATTCTACCGGACTGAACAGTTTCTGGGTTATATTTTCCATCACTTTCTTTGGAGGACTCTTTGGTGTCATTGGAATGGTTATTGGTGTTCCTGTCTTTGCAGTGTTTTATGCCGGTGTAAAAGCGATCACCAACCGCAGGCTGGAAGAAAAAGGACTGCCTGTATCGACCAACGATTATTTAAAAGTACTCAGTATTGAGGAAAACGGTTCCTTTACACAGTATGAAAGACGGCCCACAGAGCAGAAGAGCAGTGGTAAAAAAGCAATGACTGAAAATCGGCCCGGTTTCGGGGATTCCTGGCTACTCTTAAAGCGCAGGAATAATCGTAACCCTGAAAAGAAAGAACAGGACACAGGCTGTGCAACCCAGGCCGAAACAGAAAATACTAAATAA
- the dtd gene encoding D-aminoacyl-tRNA deacylase: protein MKFVIQRVSQATVTVDGKTVGTINHGYVVLAGISNTDTKQTAEKMTQKMLRLRIFEDSDGKTNLSLKDVNGEILIISQFTLYADCRKGNRPSFINAGQPELANALYEYIISLCEKECPVVRHGIFGADMKVSLVNDGPFTIVLDSEELLKDK, encoded by the coding sequence ATGAAATTTGTCATTCAGCGCGTGTCACAGGCAACTGTGACAGTAGATGGAAAAACAGTCGGAACAATCAATCATGGATATGTTGTACTGGCTGGTATCAGTAACACAGATACCAAACAAACGGCAGAAAAAATGACGCAAAAAATGCTTCGTCTCCGTATATTTGAAGACTCTGACGGAAAAACAAATCTGTCTTTAAAAGACGTAAACGGTGAGATTCTCATCATTTCACAGTTTACTCTCTATGCGGACTGCCGAAAAGGCAACCGGCCCAGTTTTATTAACGCCGGGCAGCCAGAACTTGCCAATGCGCTGTATGAGTATATCATTTCATTATGTGAAAAAGAGTGCCCTGTTGTCCGTCACGGAATATTTGGCGCTGATATGAAGGTAAGTCTTGTCAATGACGGTCCATTTACGATTGTACTTGATTCAGAAGAACTGTTAAAAGACAAATAG